The Pectobacterium parmentieri genome segment AGAAGCCTTCCAGGGTCTGGAACGTTTTGCCGCACGTAAAGCCCTCGTCGCCGCATTCGATGAACTCGGCCTGTTGGAAGAGATCAAGGCACACGATCTGACTGTTCCTTACGGTGATCGTGGCGGTGTTGTTATTGAACCGATGCTGACTGACCAGTGGTACGTGCGTGCTGCCGTGCTGGCTAAACCTGCGGTGGAAGCGGTAGAAGATGGCCGCATCCAGTTCGTGCCAAAACAGTACGAAAACATGTACTTCAGTTGGATGCGCGACATTCAGGACTGGTGTATCTCCCGCCAACTGTGGTGGGGCCACCGTATCCCAGCCTGGTACGATGCCAATGGCAACGTCTATGTGGGCCGTACCGAAGCGGAAGTACGCAGTGAAAACAACCTTGCTGACGATGTCGTTCTGAATCAGGACGAAGATGTGCTGGATACCTGGTTCTCATCCGGGCTGTGGACGTTCTCTACATTGGGTTGGCCGGAACAAACGCCAGATCTGAAAGCGTTCCACCCAAGCAGCGTGATGGTGAGTGGCTTCGACATCATCTTCTTCTGGATTGCTCGCATGATCATGCTGACCATGCACTTCATCAAAGATGAAGACAACAAACCACAGGTGCCATTCCACACCGTCTACATGACTGGCCTGATCCGTGATGAAGAAGGCCAGAAGATGTCCAAATCCAAAGGGAATGTGATCGACCCGCTGGATATGGTCGACGGTATCTCATTGGAAGCGCTGCTGGAAAAACGTACTGGCAACATGATGCAGCCACAGCTAGCGGAAAAAATCCGCAAGCGTACTGAGAAACAATTCCCGAACGGCATCGAGCCTCACGGTACGGACGCCCTGCGCTTCACGCTGGCGGCGCTGGCCTCAACGGGTCGCGACATCAACTGGGATATGAAGCGTCTGGAAGGTTACCGCAACTTCTGTAACAAGCTGTGGAACGCCAGCCGTTTTGTGTTGATGAACACCGAAGATCAGGATTGCGGTTTTGGTGCTGGTGAAAAAGTGCTGTCTCTGGCTGACCGCTGGATTCTGGCGGAATTCAACCGCACGGTGAAAGCCTATCGCGATGCGCTGGACGGTTATCGCTTTGATATTGCCGCCAACATTCTGTACGAATTCACCTGGAATCAGTTCTGCGACTGGTATCTGGAGTTGACGAAGCCCGTGATGAACGGTGGTACGGAAGCAGAACTGCGCGGTACACGCCACACGCTGGTTACCGTACTGGAAGCATTGCTGCGTCTGGCACATCCGATTATTCCGTTCATTACCGAAACCATCTGGCTACGCGTTAAAGCGCTGAAAGGCATTAACGACGACACGATCATGTTGCAGCCCTTCCCTGAGTTCGATACCGCGCAGGAAGATACGCTGGCGCTGAACGATCTGGAGTGGATCAAGCAGGCGATCATCGCCGTGCGTAACATTCGTGCAGAAATGAATATCGCACCGGGCAAGCCGCTGGAAGTCTTACTGCGCGATGCCACTGCCGAAGCACAGCGTCGTGTGGAAG includes the following:
- a CDS encoding valine--tRNA ligase → METKYNPQDIEQPLYEHWEKQGYFKPHGDTSKESFSIMIPPPNVTGSLHMGHAFQQTIMDTLIRYQRMQGKNTLWQAGTDHAGIATQMVVERKIAAEEGKTRHDYGREAFIDKIWQWKGESGGNITNQMRRLGNSVDWERERFTMDEGLSNAVKEVFVRLYKEDLIYRGKRLVNWDPKLRTAISDLEVENRDVKGSMWHLRYPLADGVKTAEGKDYLVVATTRPETMLGDTGVAVNPEDPRYKDLIGKEVILPLIGRRIPIVGDEHADMEKGTGCVKITPAHDFNDYEVGKRHQLPMVNILTFDGDIRQSAEIFDTNGEASTAYSSEIPEAFQGLERFAARKALVAAFDELGLLEEIKAHDLTVPYGDRGGVVIEPMLTDQWYVRAAVLAKPAVEAVEDGRIQFVPKQYENMYFSWMRDIQDWCISRQLWWGHRIPAWYDANGNVYVGRTEAEVRSENNLADDVVLNQDEDVLDTWFSSGLWTFSTLGWPEQTPDLKAFHPSSVMVSGFDIIFFWIARMIMLTMHFIKDEDNKPQVPFHTVYMTGLIRDEEGQKMSKSKGNVIDPLDMVDGISLEALLEKRTGNMMQPQLAEKIRKRTEKQFPNGIEPHGTDALRFTLAALASTGRDINWDMKRLEGYRNFCNKLWNASRFVLMNTEDQDCGFGAGEKVLSLADRWILAEFNRTVKAYRDALDGYRFDIAANILYEFTWNQFCDWYLELTKPVMNGGTEAELRGTRHTLVTVLEALLRLAHPIIPFITETIWLRVKALKGINDDTIMLQPFPEFDTAQEDTLALNDLEWIKQAIIAVRNIRAEMNIAPGKPLEVLLRDATAEAQRRVEENRSFIQTLARLENITLLPAGDKGPVSVTKLIDGAELLIPMAGLIDKAAELDRLAKEVAKIEAEIERIASKLSNEGFVARAPEAVVAKEREKLDGYAVDKAKLLEQQAVIAAL